The segment CCAGTAACCGGCCAAGGTTCTCCAGTGATCTCTCCAGCTCGCTGATACTGCGGTAGACCAGGTTGCGTCTGGTGTCTCGCTGAGACTCAGGGTAGAGGGGGTTGTCCCGTCTCACCGAAGTGCACTGACGCGCTCGGCCACCCTGGCCGTTATTCTGACAGACCTGCTGTTGGACGTAGGGATTTACCGTGCCAGGGAAAAACTGGTGGGGCGTTTCGGCCAGGGTTCTGGCCATGGCGAGATCCGCCTGGGACTTGCCCTGGTAAAGCAGAGCCAGCGCGGCGACATTTCTGGCCGGATTGTCTTTAACCCGGGCCAGGCCGGTGCGGTAAATGGTGCTTATCTCCTCCGCCTTCCAACCTCTTTCGCGCGGACCTTCGCCCAGCAGGTTTTCCCGCAGACTGCGTATTTTCCAGTCTGCCAGTTCCACCACGGCCTCCGCGTAGCGAATATCGGTGCTCTCATAGAGACGGTTCTTGAGATAAAACTGCAGCTGGTGCTGGGTATCCGCCTGCTGCCAGTCCTGCAGGGAGAGACTGCAAAGGATCAGTTTCCCGAGAAAAGGTAACTGTTGCTCGCTGTCGAGACCGAAGTTTATCCGGGTAAGTTGCAGTGCCTGCTGGTAGTTGGCGGTCGCCTTTTCGAAGTCGCCATGCTGCTGATAGATTCCGGCCAGGTCGTCATAGACCTCGATCAGGGCAGGATCGTACTGTCCCCGTTCGCTCTGCATCCTGCCGAGGGTCTGGCGGTGGTCTGCCAGTTCCTGGCTGAGTACCACTGCAGAAGGCTGTTCCAGATTGCCATAGGAACGGAATGAAGCCGGCAACTGTAAATCCTGGCCGGCACCGAGTGGCGGAACGGAAAGGCATAGAACAGGTATTAACAGACATACCCGCAAACAACCAATCCAGCGCCCCGCAGCGCTTGCGATAGTTGATTTCGACATGTGTATGCAAACCCGGGTTACGTTATTAACGCATCCCAGCCTCTCTCATTTGCATGGCTGCCGGCGGCTCTGTTTTTGTTCTTAGCCTGCCGAACAGTCCCTTTATAACACAAAACTACAGAACTCAAAATCGACAGCCCGGGCAAACAAGGGCCGTATACCGTAATGCTTCAACTTTTTTTTAATTCGGTGTTCAGTCGATCATCGGTATTCTTGTTCTCCCTTCGGCCCTGGCCAGGGCCTGTTGCTGCCGCCGACGCTCCCCTTTCCGGAGCAAGGCCTCGCGGTTGCTGGCGTCTACCCGGGCATACCGGTCCCGCCACGACTGGTCGTCACTCCACAGATAAGCCGACCTGACAGTAACGCCGGAGACGGTCGCGCTATCAAACAGGGTCATTGCCTGCCGGACAATTTCCAGTTGCATGGCCTTGTCACCCGGCTTTCCACAAGGGTTGCCCAGCGGGAAGTCAACATAGTAGAAACGCGGAACGCCGCAATATTCGATGATATCCAGCGCGGAGCCGAGTACCACGGTGGGCAGTCCGTTGACCTCCAGGTGGCGTGCGACCAGACTCACGGTCTGGTGACAGACGGGTCACAAGGGTACCAGAAGTGCCAGGTCAATCTGATCCTCTCGACAGAGCTCCAGAATTCTGGGTGCGTCGTTATCCAGGGTGAGTCGTTTGCTGTACTCGGTAGGTACGCAGAAAAACCGCCGACCCAGCTCACCTGCTGTGCCCTCAGCCACCAGCCTGTTCAGTTGCTCGATGGGAAGAAAAGTGGGGACATCGCGCGTATGGGTATTGTCTTTATCCCAGGACAGGTGATCGGTAAACAGGGCAGAGGGTGGCGGATCCACCGGAACCGCTTCCACCTGTCGATCGGCTTTGTGTTCTGTTTCAGCAGGCATGGCCGTGGTGATAATCGCCACCTTCGATTCCTTCAGGGTTCTTGTCGGCTTCGAGAACGGAATGGTTTCGAAGTGAGCCCACTGATAGTCGCTGGTATAGCCCTGGGCACGGTAGTACTGACGCGTGCGCTCCATGTAATTAATGTCGTTGTTGTTCATCGATGCTGATCCTGTCGGTACGAACTACTGCAATGGCCTTTGCGGGAAAAAACTGTGCTTTCCCGCCAGTTTCTGCCCCGTCGTGGCTGCGCGCATAACCTTGTTCAGCAGCCTGTCAGTCAGTCCGGCAAACCATAAGCGATAACCCAGCCACCGGGTACCTCTGTCTGTTCGGCGCTCCGGTCGGTAGCTGTCTCCAACTGCAGACCTCCCCCGCCATCGGGTACAGTCACCAGCACGTACTGCCTGCCGGAGGACGGGCTGACATAAGTCATGGAAGTGGCCGTGGACGAACCAGGCAGGGCGTCGGTCCAGACTTCCTCGCCGGTAAAGATATCAATAGCCCGCATGGTGCTGTCAACAACATTGCCATTGAAAATCAGCCCTCCCCCGGTAGCGACGGATCCGGCCAGGTTGTAATACATCC is part of the Gammaproteobacteria bacterium genome and harbors:
- a CDS encoding tetratricopeptide repeat protein: MPASFRSYGNLEQPSAVVLSQELADHRQTLGRMQSERGQYDPALIEVYDDLAGIYQQHGDFEKATANYQQALQLTRINFGLDSEQQLPFLGKLILCSLSLQDWQQADTQHQLQFYLKNRLYESTDIRYAEAVVELADWKIRSLRENLLGEGPRERGWKAEEISTIYRTGLARVKDNPARNVAALALLYQGKSQADLAMARTLAETPHQFFPGTVNPYVQQQVCQNNGQGGRARQCTSVRRDNPLYPESQRDTRRNLVYRSISELERSLENLGRLLAQHPVALADQRDSVLTEIHALQAEFREFKTHSFAACCAQGTPLAHR